One region of uncultured Tolumonas sp. genomic DNA includes:
- the recD gene encoding exodeoxyribonuclease V subunit alpha produces the protein MTAHSSALTPLWQTLLDARLLRDLDVQLAQLLARWDADDSIQLAVAITSQELGRGHVCFDLTAWPERLAQWQALLPEVNLPAVSVSELTTLLEHSPLVRLVSDPSVVEAQAGQPLTLFAGRLYLSRYFRFEQQVACWLQQASLPVTTSADTPELAQQLRQLFTPQSETDWQAVAVATACDGRFTLISGGPGTGKTTTVTKLLALLVAQSEQPLLIRLAAPTGKAAARLTESIAKAKAELAGQVNAAWLAGIPTQASTLHRLLGVIPGLPEFRHHGQNPLPLEVLVVDEASMIDLPMMARLLAALPPQARLILLGDKDQLASVEAGAVLGDICQFVAQGLSSQQAQQLQQRTGYDLQNYVQPAGHPLRDRLCLLCKSYRFAADSGIGKLAEAVNNGDVKAAYAVWAQDYRDIRLHSDEQRLDMAISVAAKGYHAYLALLAAPITSDNAIVLLKAFNQIRLLCALHDGPWGINGMNQAIGQRLQAQGKLQMSSEWFAGRPVMITENDYGLGLYNGDIGIAASDGERLRVWFVLPDGKAHGFLPSRLPAHDTAWAMTVHKSQGSEFTHTLLLLPPEVNPLLTRELLYTGITRAREQLDLFATPEVLALMVRKQTERYSGLGVMLETLQTKLA, from the coding sequence ATGACCGCCCACTCTTCTGCATTAACCCCGTTGTGGCAAACGTTATTAGACGCCCGACTCTTACGCGATCTGGATGTGCAGCTCGCTCAGTTATTGGCGCGCTGGGATGCGGATGACAGCATCCAACTGGCGGTGGCGATCACCAGCCAAGAGCTGGGGCGTGGCCATGTCTGTTTTGATCTCACGGCTTGGCCGGAACGGCTGGCGCAGTGGCAGGCGTTGTTGCCGGAGGTCAATTTACCCGCGGTCAGCGTATCTGAGTTGACGACCCTGTTAGAGCACAGCCCGTTGGTGCGTCTGGTCAGCGATCCGTCGGTGGTTGAGGCGCAGGCGGGGCAACCCCTGACCTTATTTGCCGGACGTCTTTATCTCAGCCGTTATTTTCGTTTTGAACAGCAGGTGGCCTGTTGGTTACAGCAAGCCAGTTTGCCAGTAACAACGAGCGCTGACACACCCGAATTAGCCCAGCAGTTACGACAACTGTTCACACCTCAGTCGGAAACAGATTGGCAAGCGGTCGCTGTGGCGACCGCCTGTGACGGGCGCTTTACGCTGATCTCCGGTGGCCCCGGCACGGGTAAGACGACTACGGTGACCAAACTGTTGGCGCTACTGGTGGCGCAAAGCGAACAGCCGTTGTTGATCCGGCTGGCGGCACCGACCGGTAAAGCGGCGGCACGCCTGACAGAATCGATCGCCAAAGCAAAAGCCGAGCTGGCCGGGCAAGTGAATGCGGCGTGGCTGGCGGGTATTCCGACGCAGGCCAGCACCTTGCACCGCTTGTTGGGGGTTATCCCCGGTTTACCTGAGTTTCGTCATCACGGGCAAAATCCGCTACCGCTTGAAGTGCTGGTGGTCGATGAAGCCTCGATGATCGATTTACCGATGATGGCGCGTCTGCTGGCCGCCTTACCGCCGCAGGCTCGCTTGATATTACTCGGTGATAAAGACCAGCTGGCGTCGGTGGAAGCAGGTGCGGTGCTGGGCGATATCTGCCAGTTTGTCGCGCAGGGGTTAAGCTCACAACAAGCGCAGCAATTGCAACAGCGCACCGGTTACGATCTGCAAAATTATGTGCAACCCGCTGGGCATCCACTGCGCGACCGGCTTTGTTTACTGTGTAAAAGCTATCGGTTTGCGGCCGATTCCGGCATCGGCAAACTGGCGGAAGCGGTGAACAATGGGGACGTGAAAGCGGCGTATGCCGTATGGGCACAAGACTATCGCGATATTCGCCTGCACAGTGACGAACAACGTCTCGACATGGCCATCAGCGTCGCTGCCAAAGGCTATCACGCCTATTTGGCGCTGCTCGCGGCGCCGATTACATCCGATAATGCCATTGTGCTGCTCAAAGCGTTCAACCAGATCCGGCTGTTATGTGCATTACACGACGGGCCGTGGGGCATTAATGGCATGAATCAGGCCATTGGCCAGCGCCTGCAAGCGCAGGGTAAATTGCAGATGAGCAGCGAGTGGTTTGCCGGGCGGCCGGTGATGATCACTGAAAACGATTATGGGCTGGGCCTGTATAACGGCGATATCGGTATTGCCGCCAGCGATGGCGAACGGCTGCGGGTCTGGTTTGTATTGCCCGATGGCAAAGCGCATGGCTTTCTGCCCAGCCGCCTGCCGGCACACGATACAGCGTGGGCGATGACCGTGCACAAATCGCAAGGCTCGGAGTTTACCCATACCTTGCTGTTGTTGCCGCCCGAAGTGAACCCGCTGCTGACACGCGAATTGCTCTACACCGGCATCACTCGCGCGCGTGAACAGCTGGATC